Proteins from one Mesotoga infera genomic window:
- a CDS encoding ABC transporter ATP-binding protein, translating into MSKIPDSKLLLRADRLVKHFPVRAGVFRRVVAQVKAVDNISFDVYEKETLGLVGESGCGKTTAGMSVLRLYEPTSGRIIMEGEDTTYYFMPTLKAKKYIRDTYIDRFVELKGKGGSSEAAIQSFQNDFDRKIAERYFKEFNEDRNAFMRSMLSNREEKRKAFRRNAQIIFQDPFSSLNPRMRIKNIIGEGARIHGLATGSDVLDKVADIMTKVGLSKDHMSRFPHEFSGGQRQRIGVARALILNPKLIVCDEAVSALDVSIQAQILNLLNDLQKEFGLTYLFIAHDLGVVKHISKRVAVMYLGKVAELSDKKKLFDDPLHPYTVSLMSAIPEANPEKKKQRIILQGDVPSPINPPSGCRFHPRCPIAKEVCSREEPQLQDVGGGHFVSCFFPGQLKR; encoded by the coding sequence ATGAGCAAAATACCCGATAGCAAACTACTTTTAAGGGCCGATCGGCTGGTGAAACACTTCCCGGTAAGGGCCGGCGTTTTCAGAAGGGTAGTTGCCCAAGTCAAAGCCGTTGACAATATCAGTTTCGACGTGTACGAGAAAGAGACTCTAGGACTCGTTGGAGAATCCGGTTGCGGCAAGACTACGGCCGGTATGTCGGTTTTGAGGCTTTATGAGCCGACTTCAGGCAGAATAATCATGGAAGGGGAAGACACTACCTACTATTTCATGCCCACGCTGAAGGCCAAAAAATATATAAGAGACACATACATCGACCGATTCGTCGAGTTGAAAGGCAAGGGCGGATCGTCCGAAGCCGCAATTCAGTCGTTTCAAAACGATTTCGATAGAAAGATAGCCGAAAGATACTTCAAGGAGTTCAACGAAGACCGGAACGCCTTCATGAGAAGCATGCTTTCGAACCGTGAAGAGAAGAGAAAGGCTTTCAGAAGAAACGCCCAGATCATCTTCCAGGACCCTTTTTCTTCCCTTAATCCCAGAATGCGGATCAAGAACATCATCGGAGAGGGAGCCAGGATCCACGGGTTGGCCACCGGGAGCGACGTTCTAGATAAAGTTGCCGATATTATGACAAAAGTCGGTCTATCAAAGGATCATATGTCCAGATTCCCACACGAATTCAGCGGAGGGCAGAGACAGCGTATAGGAGTCGCCAGGGCTTTGATTCTCAATCCAAAACTCATAGTCTGCGACGAGGCCGTCTCGGCCCTTGACGTCTCTATTCAGGCCCAGATTCTCAATTTGCTGAACGATCTTCAGAAAGAATTCGGCCTGACCTATCTCTTCATCGCTCACGATCTGGGCGTTGTGAAACATATCAGCAAGAGGGTGGCCGTAATGTACCTGGGAAAGGTCGCCGAACTTTCCGACAAGAAAAAACTCTTTGACGATCCTCTCCATCCTTATACCGTCTCGCTGATGTCGGCCATTCCAGAGGCCAATCCGGAGAAGAAAAAGCAAAGGATCATACTCCAGGGCGACGTTCCCAGTCCGATCAATCCGCCTTCCGGTTGCAGGTTCCATCCACGCTGTCCAATAGCCAAAGAAGTCTGTTCCAGAGAGGAACCCCAGTTGCAGGATGTTGGAGGTGGGCATTTCGTCTCTTGCTTCTTCCCTGGACAGCTGAAAAGGTAG